Proteins from a single region of Palaemon carinicauda isolate YSFRI2023 chromosome 1, ASM3689809v2, whole genome shotgun sequence:
- the LOC137647856 gene encoding uncharacterized protein isoform X1, with the protein MMLSAVFAFGILFQSEAFQIPSNNTDSSDGPSPVTALFSHQLEYDSMLTITSTLHPDVRNSPSYISSVLAIETNATIFNKTNNSSFYETDTSSLRQSNATVFQDLDSTKTSTTKFPEMDTTLSPDDIPTEYPNVTNALTPEGRTENPFSKCPDIGGPQVAGSVVMCYCELNEIYVNGKCQVYDGAILIPVQQDWIYTKEKNVSSYNVTVQDVNCDTSKHSYMNFTKNQFHIRPRGDVVLLKEAGKLEGQRINNYCIFHHLNEHDQLTWTMKACVPIPSVPRCCPYGQAMKKGKCQDANTPDVLKPPISVKPFSDGIDWDNITEYESPLKCDSEYETPITIPLGHKQSNLFSLADGVANGWVPGYICKRRVYYKCPEYCVDGINNSEGSVDYFTSFCYSDPIETHKKLCANGTCLRKCCKHGYSMDKNRYSCVPDLNSTFTPPTDMELINYNIVIGYPLCEAVSKVEERAGVDRKGNLVLKDREFTSTDFCVDTFLDNEQRHQSALACLTTSLWSEVRPYILPVCNFISLIFITMTIGFYVLVPKLLANGGLHQLCFLISLFIAYISSFSVHGIPKIFTEEFYANLAIAEQFGFLAAFFWLNVMCFEIWRKIRGLRYFRPWKSYPNKFYMMYAWGIPISICIIAVSLDGVPETDLDIAWGVSRCWLKEDIGLLIYFYGPIAVLIPFNSIFLVLTYINYKRMPKNYKEVTTYPYCLGAGAISKQDDTLPSKQITDYVHDVHQNLKLFIILPVCCGILRVIEILAWKEYNSELGALSETLNSVQGFFICICLLSSNNKRKHLEEKYPRLFQWIRKSNRFPANMKRWLQDIVNRILSSLSSLTSSFIGQLSNLPVIRTLITSVRSPKPSSSSSDVQNSVSPL; encoded by the exons ATGATGCTGAGTGCAGTATTCGCCTTTGGAATTCTGTTCCAGTCAGAGGCGTTCCAGATACCATCGAATAACACCGATTCCTCTGACGGTCCTTCCCCTGTCACCGCCCTATTTAGCCATCAACTAGAATATGACTCGATGTTGACTATAACATCCACTCTACATCCAGATGTTCGCAACTCTCCTTCTTATATCAGTAGTGTATTAGCCATAGAAACAAATGCCACCATCTTTAATAAGACTAACAATTCCTCGTTTTACGAAACAGATACTTCATCGCTCCGTCAAAGCAATGCCACTGTGTTCCAAGACCTTGATTCCACTAAAACAAGTACGACGAAGTTCCCGGAAATGGATACGACATTGTCCCCTGATGATATTCCCACAGAGTACCCAAATGTTACTAATGCACTGACCCCTGAAGGAAGAACAGAAAACCCCTTTTCCAAGTGTCCGGATATTGGAGGGCCACAAGTAGCCGGATCCGTTGTGATGTGTTACTGCGAATTAAATGAAATTTATGTGAATGGGAAGTGCCAAGTTTACGATGGTGCCATTCTCATTCCAGTCCAGCAGGATTGGATATACACAAAAGAG AAAAATGTGTCGAGCTACAATGTGACGGTGCAAGATGTAAACTGTGATACTTCCAAACACAGTTATATGAATTTCACAAAGAATCAATTTCATATAAGACCTCGAGGTGATGTAGTTCTTCTCAAAGAAGCAGGAAAACTAGAGGGACAACGCATCAATAACTATTGCATTTTTCACCACTTGAATGAACATGATCAGCTGACTTGGACAATGAAGGCTTGTGTGCCCATACCTTCTGTTCCAAGGTGTTGTCCTTATGGACAagcaatgaagaaaggaaaatgccAAGATGCGAATACTCCAGATGTGCTTAAACCTCCCATTTCTGTAAAACCCTTTTCTGATGGCATAGATTGGGATAATATTACGGAGTACGAAAGTCCACTGAAATGCGACTCAGAATATGAAACACCGATAACCATTCCATTAGGCCACAAACAATCAAATCTTTTTTCATTAGCAGATGGTGTAGCAAATGGTTGGGTACCAGGATACATTTGCAAGAGACGTGTATATTACAAATGTCCTGAGTACTGTGTTGATGGAATCAATAATTCTGAAGGTTCTGTTGACTACTTTACAAGCTTTTGTTACAGTGATCCAATAGAAACACACAAAAAACTTTGTGCAAATGGGACATgtcttagaaaatgttgtaaacaCGGATATTCAATGGACAAAAATCGCTACAGCTGTGTTCCAGATCTTAATTCTACTTTTACTCCTCCTACTGACAtggaattaattaattataatattgTAATCGGATATCCACTATGTGAAGCAGTATCCAAAGTAGAAGAAAGGGCTGGTGTAGACAGAAAAGGCAATCTGGTTCTCAAAGATAGAGAATTCACTTCTACTGACTTCTGTGTGGATACATTCCTGGACAATGAACAGCGACACCAAAGCGCCTTGGCATGTCTGACTACTTCCCTTTGGTCAGAAGTGCGGCCATATATCTTGCCTGTTTGTAACTTCATCTCTCTCATCTTCATTACGATGACCATCGGTTTTTATGTGTTGGTGCCTAAATTACTTGCAAATGGAGGCCTGCACCAATTGTGTTTCTTGATAAGCCTCTTCATTGCTTACATCTCTAGCTTCTCTGTTCACGGGATCCCTAAGATCTTTACTGAGGAATTTTACGCCAATCTAG CCATTGCTGAGCAGTTTGGATTCCTAGCAGCATTCTTCTGGCTGAATGTGATGTGCTTTGAGATCTGGAGGAAAATCAG GGGACTAAGATATTTTCGTCCGTGGAAATCTTATCCGAATAAGTTCTACATGATGTATGCCTGGGGAATACCTATTTCTATATG taTAATTGCTGTTTCTTTGGATGGTGTTCCTGAAACTGACCTTGATATTGCCTGGGGTGTTTCACGCTGTTGGTTAAAAG AGGACATCGGTCTCCTGATCTATTTCTACGGCCCCATCGCTGTGTTGATCCCCTTCAACTCTATCTTCCTCGTCCTTACCTACATCAACTACAAAAGAATGCCCAAGAACTACAAAGAAGTCACCACTTACCCCTATTGCTTAGGAGCTGGTGCCATTAGTAAACAAGACGACACGTTGCCTTCAAAACAGATTACTGACTACGTCCATGA tgttcacCAAAATTTGAAACTCTTTATTATCCTGCCCGTCTGCTGTGGTATACTACGGGTTATAGAAATACTGGCGTGGAAAGAATATAATTCAGAACTAGG GGCCTTATCTGAGACCCTCAATTCGGTGCAAGGTTTCTTCATCTGCATCTGTTTACTCTCAAGCAATAACAAACGGAAGCACTTGGAGGAGAAATATCCCAGGCTATTCCAGTGGATCAGGAAATCCAACCGATTTCCAGCTAATATGAAGAGGTGGCTGCAAGATATCGTAAATCGTATTCTGTCATCGCTGAGTTCTCTTACTTCGAGTTTCATCGGTCAGCTCTCGAACTTGCCGGTCATCCGAACACTCATTACTTCAGTCCGGTCACCCAagccttcctcttcttcctctgatGTCCAAAATTCTGTGTCCCCTTTATAA
- the LOC137647856 gene encoding uncharacterized protein isoform X2, with product MMLSAVFAFGILFQSEAFQIPSNNTDSSDGPSPVTALFSHQLEYDSMLTITSTLHPDVRNSPSYISSVLAIETNATIFNKTNNSSFYETDTSSLRQSNATVFQDLDSTKTSTTKFPEMDTTLSPDDIPTEYPNVTNALTPEGRTENPFSKCPDIGGPQVAGSVVMCYCELNEIYVNGKCQVYDGAILIPVQQDWIYTKEKNVSSYNVTVQDVNCDTSKHSYMNFTKNQFHIRPRGDVVLLKEAGKLEGQRINNYCIFHHLNEHDQLTWTMKACVPIPSVPRCCPYGQAMKKGKCQDANTPDVLKPPISVKPFSDGIDWDNITEYESPLKCDSEYETPITIPLGHKQSNLFSLADGVANGWVPGYICKRRVYYKCPEYCVDGINNSEGSVDYFTSFCYSDPIETHKKLCANGTCLRKCCKHGYSMDKNRYSCVPDLNSTFTPPTDMELINYNIVIGYPLCEAVSKVEERAGVDRKGNLVLKDREFTSTDFCVDTFLDNEQRHQSALACLTTSLWSEVRPYILPVCNFISLIFITMTIGFYVLVPKLLANGGLHQLCFLISLFIAYISSFSVHGIPKIFTEEFYANLAIAEQFGFLAAFFWLNVMCFEIWRKIRGLRYFRPWKSYPNKFYMMYAWGIPISICIIAVSLDGVPETDLDIAWGVSRCWLKEDIGLLIYFYGPIAVLIPFNSIFLVLTYINYKRMPKNYKEVTTYPYCLGAGAISKQDDTLPSKQITDYVHEALSETLNSVQGFFICICLLSSNNKRKHLEEKYPRLFQWIRKSNRFPANMKRWLQDIVNRILSSLSSLTSSFIGQLSNLPVIRTLITSVRSPKPSSSSSDVQNSVSPL from the exons ATGATGCTGAGTGCAGTATTCGCCTTTGGAATTCTGTTCCAGTCAGAGGCGTTCCAGATACCATCGAATAACACCGATTCCTCTGACGGTCCTTCCCCTGTCACCGCCCTATTTAGCCATCAACTAGAATATGACTCGATGTTGACTATAACATCCACTCTACATCCAGATGTTCGCAACTCTCCTTCTTATATCAGTAGTGTATTAGCCATAGAAACAAATGCCACCATCTTTAATAAGACTAACAATTCCTCGTTTTACGAAACAGATACTTCATCGCTCCGTCAAAGCAATGCCACTGTGTTCCAAGACCTTGATTCCACTAAAACAAGTACGACGAAGTTCCCGGAAATGGATACGACATTGTCCCCTGATGATATTCCCACAGAGTACCCAAATGTTACTAATGCACTGACCCCTGAAGGAAGAACAGAAAACCCCTTTTCCAAGTGTCCGGATATTGGAGGGCCACAAGTAGCCGGATCCGTTGTGATGTGTTACTGCGAATTAAATGAAATTTATGTGAATGGGAAGTGCCAAGTTTACGATGGTGCCATTCTCATTCCAGTCCAGCAGGATTGGATATACACAAAAGAG AAAAATGTGTCGAGCTACAATGTGACGGTGCAAGATGTAAACTGTGATACTTCCAAACACAGTTATATGAATTTCACAAAGAATCAATTTCATATAAGACCTCGAGGTGATGTAGTTCTTCTCAAAGAAGCAGGAAAACTAGAGGGACAACGCATCAATAACTATTGCATTTTTCACCACTTGAATGAACATGATCAGCTGACTTGGACAATGAAGGCTTGTGTGCCCATACCTTCTGTTCCAAGGTGTTGTCCTTATGGACAagcaatgaagaaaggaaaatgccAAGATGCGAATACTCCAGATGTGCTTAAACCTCCCATTTCTGTAAAACCCTTTTCTGATGGCATAGATTGGGATAATATTACGGAGTACGAAAGTCCACTGAAATGCGACTCAGAATATGAAACACCGATAACCATTCCATTAGGCCACAAACAATCAAATCTTTTTTCATTAGCAGATGGTGTAGCAAATGGTTGGGTACCAGGATACATTTGCAAGAGACGTGTATATTACAAATGTCCTGAGTACTGTGTTGATGGAATCAATAATTCTGAAGGTTCTGTTGACTACTTTACAAGCTTTTGTTACAGTGATCCAATAGAAACACACAAAAAACTTTGTGCAAATGGGACATgtcttagaaaatgttgtaaacaCGGATATTCAATGGACAAAAATCGCTACAGCTGTGTTCCAGATCTTAATTCTACTTTTACTCCTCCTACTGACAtggaattaattaattataatattgTAATCGGATATCCACTATGTGAAGCAGTATCCAAAGTAGAAGAAAGGGCTGGTGTAGACAGAAAAGGCAATCTGGTTCTCAAAGATAGAGAATTCACTTCTACTGACTTCTGTGTGGATACATTCCTGGACAATGAACAGCGACACCAAAGCGCCTTGGCATGTCTGACTACTTCCCTTTGGTCAGAAGTGCGGCCATATATCTTGCCTGTTTGTAACTTCATCTCTCTCATCTTCATTACGATGACCATCGGTTTTTATGTGTTGGTGCCTAAATTACTTGCAAATGGAGGCCTGCACCAATTGTGTTTCTTGATAAGCCTCTTCATTGCTTACATCTCTAGCTTCTCTGTTCACGGGATCCCTAAGATCTTTACTGAGGAATTTTACGCCAATCTAG CCATTGCTGAGCAGTTTGGATTCCTAGCAGCATTCTTCTGGCTGAATGTGATGTGCTTTGAGATCTGGAGGAAAATCAG GGGACTAAGATATTTTCGTCCGTGGAAATCTTATCCGAATAAGTTCTACATGATGTATGCCTGGGGAATACCTATTTCTATATG taTAATTGCTGTTTCTTTGGATGGTGTTCCTGAAACTGACCTTGATATTGCCTGGGGTGTTTCACGCTGTTGGTTAAAAG AGGACATCGGTCTCCTGATCTATTTCTACGGCCCCATCGCTGTGTTGATCCCCTTCAACTCTATCTTCCTCGTCCTTACCTACATCAACTACAAAAGAATGCCCAAGAACTACAAAGAAGTCACCACTTACCCCTATTGCTTAGGAGCTGGTGCCATTAGTAAACAAGACGACACGTTGCCTTCAAAACAGATTACTGACTACGTCCATGA GGCCTTATCTGAGACCCTCAATTCGGTGCAAGGTTTCTTCATCTGCATCTGTTTACTCTCAAGCAATAACAAACGGAAGCACTTGGAGGAGAAATATCCCAGGCTATTCCAGTGGATCAGGAAATCCAACCGATTTCCAGCTAATATGAAGAGGTGGCTGCAAGATATCGTAAATCGTATTCTGTCATCGCTGAGTTCTCTTACTTCGAGTTTCATCGGTCAGCTCTCGAACTTGCCGGTCATCCGAACACTCATTACTTCAGTCCGGTCACCCAagccttcctcttcttcctctgatGTCCAAAATTCTGTGTCCCCTTTATAA
- the LOC137645710 gene encoding uncharacterized protein, which yields MMLIAVFAFGILFQAEALKILNNTDSSDGPSPVSALGVETEETTSYTSHPRVSPDDSTKVEPDYITTVSPEDSTTAAPDDSTIVTPDDSTTVSSDDSTKVSPDDSTTVAPDDSTKVSPDDSTTVAPDDSTKVSPDDSTTVAPDDSTKVTPNDSTTVAPDDSTKVSPDDSTKVSPDDSTTVAPDDSNKVSPDDSTTVAPDDSTKVSPDDSTTVSPDDSTTVTPDDSTKVSPDDSTTVSPDDSATVSPDDSTTVAPDNSTKVSHDDSTTVAPDDSTKVSPDDSTTVAPDDSTKVTPNDSTTVAPDDGTKVSHDDSTKVSPDDSTRVSPDDSTRVSPDDSTTVAPDDSTKVSPNDSTTVAPDDGTKVSHDDSTKVSPDDSTRVSPDNSTRVSPDDSTTVAPDDSTKVSPDDSTTVSRDNNPTEYPNVTNALTLEGSAENPFSKCPDIGGPQVAGSVVMCYCEGYEIYVNGKCQVYDGAILIPVQHDYINTKEENVSSYNVTVQDVNCDTSKHSFMNFIKNQFHIRHRGDAVLLKEAGKLEGQRFNNYCIFHHLDKYDQLTWTMKACVPIPSVPRCCPPGQAMKEGKCQAENTKDVLKPPISAKPFSDSIDWDNITEYESPLKCDSEYDPPITIPLGHKQSHLVSLADGVANAWVPIEADKRRVYYKCPEYCVDGIKNSEGSVDYFTSFCYSDPIETYKKLCANGTCLRKCCKYGYSMDKNRNNCVPDPSSTFTPSTDMELINYIIVIRYPLCLSVSKVEERFSVDTKGNLILKNREFTSTDFCVDTFLDNEQRYQSALACLTKTSLWSEVRPSLFSFCNFISLIFLMIIIVCHLLVPRLLANGGQYQLCHLLALSIAYATNFSVQVFHEKLSDDVCVDLAIALQFGFLATFFWLNVMCFEIWRKIRRLKSYRPCDSYPDKYYMMYGWGIPFLICVTTFLMQKYAPDNVWGVIKPYISVSRCWFREDIALLIYYFGPTAVLFLFNSVFLFLTYINFEILLQNYKEITNDLNELGAGAIRQQRIRSCCIPLRHIKNHVHDFKQKLKIFILMATCWVTKIFSWKILPLEICGLTDALNSLLQGFFLFIILLSNSNKRKHLKKKISRLFLWLKKSNKSPANRKKRLQNNVNRTISPTSSLPSSISSQFWNSSVFRTITTSVRSSNTPSSSSSSFYVQSSVSFDNPDDGVICLSHSSLPGSDSVQAPADASLRSSKCPEVTPDSSLRISCL from the exons ATGATGCTGATTGCAGTATTCGCCTTTGGAATTCTGTTCCAGGCAGAGGCGTTGAAGATATTGAATAACACCGATTCCTCTGACGGTCCGTCCCCTGTCAGCGCCCTCGGAGTCGAGACGGAagaaacaacatcatatacatccCACCCTAGAGTGTCACCAGATGACAGTACCAAAGTGGAACCTGATTATATTACCACAGTGTCACCTGAAGACAGTACCACAGCGGCACCTGATGACAGTACCATAGTGACACCTGATGACAGTACCACAGTATCATCTGATGACAGTACCAAAGTGTCACCAGATGACAGTACAACAGTGGCACCTGATGACAGTACCAAAGTGTCACCTGATGACAGCACCACAGTGGCACCTGATGACAGTACCAAAGTGTCACCAGATGACAGTACCACAGTGGCACCTGATGACAGTACTAAAGTGACACCTAATGACAGTACCACAGTGGCACCTGATGACAGTACCAAAGTGTCACCTGATGACAGTACCAAAGTGTCACCAGATGACAGTACCACAGTGGCACCTGATGACAGTAACAAAGTGTCACCTGATGACAGCACCACAGTGGCACCTGATGACAGTACCAAAGTGTCACCAGATGACAGTACCACAGTGTCACCTGATGACAGTACCACAGTGACACCTGATGATAGTACCAAAGTGTCACCTGATGACAGTACCACAGTGTCACCTGATGACAGTGCCACAGTGTCACCTGATGATAGTACCACAGTGGCACCTGATAACAGTACCAAAGTGTCACATGATGACAGTACCACAGTGGCACCTGATGACAGTACCAAAGTGTCACCTGATGACAGTACCACAGTGGCACCTGATGACAGTACCAAAGTGACACCTAATGACAGTACCACAGTGGCACCTGATGACGGTACCAAAGTGTCACATGATGACAGTACCAAAGTGTCACCAGATGACAGTACCAGAGTGTCACCTGATGACAGTACCAGAGTGTCACCTGATGACAGTACCACAGTGGCACCTGATGACAGTACCAAAGTGTCACCTAATGACAGTACCACAGTGGCACCTGATGACGGTACCAAAGTGTCACATGATGACAGTACCAAAGTGTCACCAGATGACAGTACCAGAGTGTCACCTGATAACAGTACCAGAGTGTCACCTGATGACAGTACCACAGTGGCACCTGATGACAGTACCAAAGTGTCACCTGATGACAGTACCACAGTGTCCCGTGATAATAATCCCACAGAGTACCCAAATGTTACCAATGCACTGACCCTTGAAGGAAGTGCAGAAAACCCCTTTTCCAAGTGTCCGGATATTGGAGGACCACAAGTGGCCGGATCCGTTGTGATGTGTTACTGCGAAGGATATGAAATTTATGTGAATGGGAAGTGCCAAGTTTACGATGGTGCCATTCTCATTCCAGTCCAGCATGATTACATAAACACAAAAGAG GAAAATGTGTCGAGCTACAATGTGACGGTGCAAGATGTAAACTGTGATACTTCCAAACACAGTTTTATGAATTTCATAAAGAATCAATTTCATATAAGACATCGAGGTGATGCAGTTCTTCTCAAAGAAGCAGGAAAACTAGAAGGACAACGCTTCAATAACTATTGTATTTTTCACCACTTGGATAAATATGATCAACTGACTTGGACAATGAAGGCTTGTGTGCCCATACCTTCTGTTCCAAGGTGTTGTCCTCCTGGACAGGCAATGAAGGAGGGGAAATGCCAAGCTGAAAATACTAAAGATGTGCTTAAACCTCCCATTTCTGCAAAACCCTTTTCTGATAGCATAGATTGGGACAATATTACGGAGTACGAAAGTCCACTGAAATGCGACTCTGAATATGATCCACCGATAACCATTCCTTTAGGCCACAAGCAATCACATCTTGTTTCATTAGCAGATGGTGTAGCAAATGCCTGGGTACCAATAGAAGCTGACAAGAGGCGTGTATATTACAAATGTCCTGAGTACTGTGTTGATGGAATAAAAAATTCTGAAGGTTCTGTTGACTACTTTACAAGCTTTTGTTACAGTGATCCAATAGAAACATACAAAAAGCTTTGTGCCAATGGGACATgtcttagaaaatgttgtaaatacGGATATTCAATGGACAAAAATCGCAATAACTGTGTTCCAGATCCCAGTTCTACTTTTACTCCTTCTACTGACATGGAATTAATTAATTACATTATTGTAATCAGATATCCACTATGCTTATCAGTATCCAAAGTGGAGGAAAGGTTTAGTGTAGATACGAAGGGCAATCTGATTCTCAAAAACAGAGAATTCACTTCTACTGACTTCTGTGTGGATACATTCCTAGACAATGAACAGCGATATCAAAGCGCCTTGGCATGTCTGACTAAAACATCCCTTTGGTCAGAGGTGCGGCCATCTCTCTTCTCTTTTTGTAACTTCATCTCTCTCATCTTCCTGATGATTATCATCGTTTGTCATCTGTTGGTTCCTAGATTACTCGCAAATGGAGGCCAATACCAACTCTGCCACTTGCTAGCCCTCTCCATTGCTTACGCCACTAATTTCTCTGTTCAAGTGTTCCATGAAAAATTATCTGATGACGTTTGTGTCGACTTAG CCATTGCTTTGCAGTTCGGTTTCCTTGCAACATTCTTCTGGCTGAATGTGATGTGCTTTGAGATCTGGAGGAAGATCAG GAGATTGAAAAGTTATCGTCCGTGCGATTCTTATCCAGATAAATACTACATGATGTATGGCTGGGGAATACCTTTTTTGATATG tgtGACTACTTTTCTAATGCAGAAATATGCTCCTGATAATGTTTGGGGTGTGATTAAGCCCTACATTAGTGTTTCGCGATGTTGGTTCAGAG AGGACATCGCTCTCCTGATCTATTACTTCGGTCCCACCGCTGTGTTGTTCCTCTTCAACTCTGTGTTTCTCTTCCTTACCTACATCAACTTTGAAATACTGCTCCAGAACTACAAGGAAATTACCAATGACCTGAATGAGTTAGGAGCTGGGGCCATCAGACAACAACGCATCAGGTCTTGTTGTATACCTTTGAGACATATCAAGAACCACGTCCACGA tttcaagcAAAAGCTGAAAATCTTTATCCTTATGGCCACCTGCTGGGTTACAAAAATATTTTCTTGGAAAATTCTTCCCTTGGAAATATG TGGCTTAACTGATGCCCTCAATTCGTTGTTGCAAGGTTTCTTCCTCTTCATAATTCTTCTGTCAAACAGCAACAAACGGAAGCATTTGAAGAAGAAGATTTCCAGGCTATTCCTATGGCTTAAGAAATCCAACAAATCTCCAGCGAATAGGAAGAAGCGGCTGCAAAATAACGTAAATCGCACAATATCACCAACGAGTTCTCTTCCTTCAAGTATCAGCAGTCAGTTCTGGAACTCATCGGTATTCAGAACAATCACCACTTCAGTCCGGTCATCCAacactccctcttcttcttcttcttctttctatgtcCAAAGTTCTGTGTCCTTTGATAATCCTGATGATGGAGTTATTTGCCTTTCTCATTCATCTCTTCCGGGATCAGACAGTGTTCAGGCCCCTGCCGATGCATCACTTCGAAGTTCCAAATGTCCGGAGGTCACTCCAGATTCGTCTTTGCGGATTTCCTGCCTGTAA